In a genomic window of Punica granatum isolate Tunisia-2019 chromosome 6, ASM765513v2, whole genome shotgun sequence:
- the LOC116211891 gene encoding ankyrin repeat-containing protein At5g02620-like, with protein sequence MDSQKKIAKKVTGKRDDTRLHSAARAGNVEATRTIIAGCEGSAGLKELLSKQNQACETALYVAAEYGHVGLVREIIKYYDLADAGIKARNGFDAFHIAAKQGDLDVLKALLEAHPELAMTVDVSNMTALHTAATQGHIVVVNLLLEAGTGLAAIAKSNGKTALHSAARNGHLEVVRALLRAEPGIAARIDKKGQTALHMAAKGQNSEVVHELIIADRSSINMVDTKGNSALHIASRKGRAEIVKMLLGYSETDRKAVNRTGETSLDTAEKMGNPRVAAILQEHGVKSARTLSPQAPTTTARELKQTVSDIKHEVHYQLEHTRLTRKQFHGIAKQLNKMHAAGLNNAINSATVAGVLIATVAFAAIFTVPGQYADDPNNVPKGLSLGEANIAPNPAFMIFFIVDSIALFVSLAVVVVQTSVVVIESRAKKQMVAIINKLMWLACVHISVAFIALSFVVVGHERWLAIGVMIIGTTIMVATLGTLIYWVIRHRIEASNVRNIRKASMSSRSKSWSASMMSDSGILNSDYKKMYAI encoded by the exons ATGGATTCCCAGAAGAAGATTGCCAAAAAGGTGACAGGGAAACGGGACGATACGCGGCTTCATTCAGCTGCAAGAGCAGGGAATGTTGAGGCTACAAGAACGATAATTGCAGGCTGTGAAGGGAGCGCGGGGCTTAAGGAGTTGCTTAGCAAGCAGAACCAAGCGTGTGAGACGGCCCTCTATGTTGCGGCGGAGTACGGGCATGTTGGGCTGGTGAGGGAGATTATCAAGTACTATGATCTCGCAGATGCTGGGATTAAGGCAAGGAATGGGTTTGATGCGTTCCACATTGCTGCCAAACAAGGAGACCTGG ATGTATTGAAAGCACTCCTCGAAGCACACCCGGAATTGGCCATGACCGTGGATGTATCGAACATGACTGCGCTGCACACAGCGGCAACTCAGGGGCACATCGTGGTTGTGAACTTACTACTGGAGGCAGGAACTGGGCTCGCTGCGATAGCTAAGAGCAACGGGAAAACAGCTCTGCATTCCGCTGCAAGGAACGGCCACTTGGAAGTTGTAAGGGCACTTCTCAGAGCAGAGCCTGGGATTGCTGCTCGGATCGATAAGAAGGGTCAGACAGCTCTTCACATGGCCGCAAAGGGCCAGAACAGCGAGGTGGTGCACGAGCTGATAATAGCGGATCGTTCCTCAATAAATATGGTGGACACGAAGGGGAACTCCGCGTTGCATATTGCATCCCGAAAGGGCAGAGCTGAG ATTGTGAAGATGCTACTGGGATACAGCGAAACAGATAGAAAAGCCGTCAACCGGACAGGCGAGACCTCCCTGGACACTGCTGAGAAAATGGGCAACCCCAGAGTCGCTGCTATTCTCCAAGAACACGGCGTCAAAAGCGCACGAACTCTCAGTCCCCAAGCTCCCACAACCACTGCACGGGAACTAAAACAGACTGTCAGTGATATCAAGCATGAAGTACACTACCAGCTCGAGCATACCCGCCTGACTCGGAAGCAATTCCACGGGATCGCCAAACAACTCAACAAGATGCATGCTGCGGGCCTCAACAATGCGATCAACTCTGCAACCGTCGCGGGGGTCCTGATAGCCACTGTGGCATTCGCGGCAATATTCACAGTCCCGGGCCAGTATGCAGATGACCCCAATAATGTCCCCAAGGGACTCTCTCTTGGGGAAGCAAATATCGCTCCAAATCCTGCGTTCATGATCTTCTTCATAGTCGACTCGATCGCCCTGTTCGTGTCCCTGGCAGTGGTGGTGGTGCAGACCTCGGTGGTTGTGATAGAGAGCAGGGCAAAGAAGCAGATGGTGGCGATCATCAACAAGTTGATGTGGCTTGCCTGTGTGCACATCTCCGTTGCATTCATCGCACTCTCTTTTGTGGTCGTGGGCCACGAGAGGTGGCTTGCTATCGGGGTCATGATCATTGGAACGACCATAATGGTTGCTACCTTAGGTACCTTGATTTATTGGGTGATACGGCATAGGATCGAGGCCTCTAACGTGAGGAATATCAGAAAAGCGTCCATGAGCAGCAGGTCGAAGTCGTGGTCTGCCTCTATGATGTCAGACTCAGGGATTTTGAACAGTGATTACAAAAAAATGTATGCTATATAA
- the LOC116211994 gene encoding nudix hydrolase 9 isoform X1: MVHDLPDPKSSSVTSYVEQMAATVPSQAETAIADTALPYKLLLSCPLGLSPSQVSVDFDESYDRIPHPDTDSENSISEIWDARIQKNASLFNGKKFRYAGCSLPNERNGSTNISLVALHLGLTDYRTYCLSRTFVGTNLNPLWERFLVPSEEGEAVSLTNLLLQYDPVRCQHTSSPLGNGAVVETSDKRIVILRRSNNVGEFPGHFVFPGGHPEPEEAGITSHQNGKSLTESELINRKVSEEMFESIIREVVEEIGVPASALSNPLFIGISRRELNVRPAAFFFMSCCLSAEEIQQCYSTAQDGFESTQLHAVTLIELEKLATKMPGCHLGGFALYKLMLEARKET; the protein is encoded by the exons ATGGTCCATGATCTTCCTGACCCGAAATCGAGCTCTGTGACGAGTTACGTCGAGCAAATGGCGGCCACGGTTCCAAGCCAGGCGGAGACGGCCATCGCCGACACCGCCCTTCCTTACAAGCTTCTGCTTTCATGCCCGCTCGGGCTTTCTCCTTCCCAG GTTTCGGTGGATTTCGACGAATCCTACGATAGGATTCCCCATCCAGACACTGACTCGGAGAACTCAATTTCTGAG ATATGGGATGCGAGAATTCAGAAGAATGCATCTCTGTTTAATGGGAAGAAGTTCAGG TATGCAGGATGCAGTTTGCCCAATGAAAGAAATGGCTCCACTAATATCTCTCTTGTGGCCCTCCATCTTGGTTTGACAGATTATAG AACTTACTGCCTGTCTAGGACGTTTGTGGGGACGAACTTAAATCCTTTGTGGGAAAGGTTCCTGGTTCCATCAGAAG AAGGAGAAGCTGTTTCGCTGACTAATCTATTACTACAAT ATGACCCTGTTCGTTGTCAGCACACATCGAGCCCTTTGGGGAATGGTGCAGTTGTGGAGACATCAGACAAGAGAATAGTCATCCTGAGAAGAAGCAATAATGTTGGTGAATTTCCTGGGCACTTTGTATTTCCTGGAGGTCATCCAGAG CCTGAAGAAGCTGGAATAACATCACATCAGAATGGGAAGAGCTTGACAGAATCTGAACTCATTAATAGGAAAGTTTCCGAGGAAATGTTTGAGAGCATTATTCGTGAAGTAGTGGAAGAAATTGGAGTGCCTGCATCAGCTCTT AGCAACCCTCTCTTTATCGGTATATCACGGAGGGAGTTGAATGTTAGACCAGCTGCTTTTTTCTTCATGTCATGTTGTCTCTCAGCAGAAGAAATTCAGCAATGCTATTCTACTGCACAGGATGGCTTTGAGTCCACTCAACTTCATGCAGTGACACTG ATTGAACTAGAGAAGTTGGCCACCAAAATGCCCGGGTGCCATCTTGGGGGATTTGCACTGTACAAATTGATGTTAGAGGCTCGTAAGGAGACTTAA
- the LOC116211994 gene encoding nudix hydrolase 9 isoform X3 has protein sequence MVHDLPDPKSSSVTSYVEQMAATVPSQAETAIADTALPYKLLLSCPLGLSPSQVSVDFDESYDRIPHPDTDSENSISEIWDARIQKNASLFNGKKFRYAGCSLPNERNGSTNISLVALHLGLTDYRTYCLSRTFVGTNLNPLWERFLVPSEDDPVRCQHTSSPLGNGAVVETSDKRIVILRRSNNVGEFPGHFVFPGGHPEPEEAGITSHQNGKSLTESELINRKVSEEMFESIIREVVEEIGVPASALSNPLFIGISRRELNVRPAAFFFMSCCLSAEEIQQCYSTAQDGFESTQLHAVTLIELEKLATKMPGCHLGGFALYKLMLEARKET, from the exons ATGGTCCATGATCTTCCTGACCCGAAATCGAGCTCTGTGACGAGTTACGTCGAGCAAATGGCGGCCACGGTTCCAAGCCAGGCGGAGACGGCCATCGCCGACACCGCCCTTCCTTACAAGCTTCTGCTTTCATGCCCGCTCGGGCTTTCTCCTTCCCAG GTTTCGGTGGATTTCGACGAATCCTACGATAGGATTCCCCATCCAGACACTGACTCGGAGAACTCAATTTCTGAG ATATGGGATGCGAGAATTCAGAAGAATGCATCTCTGTTTAATGGGAAGAAGTTCAGG TATGCAGGATGCAGTTTGCCCAATGAAAGAAATGGCTCCACTAATATCTCTCTTGTGGCCCTCCATCTTGGTTTGACAGATTATAG AACTTACTGCCTGTCTAGGACGTTTGTGGGGACGAACTTAAATCCTTTGTGGGAAAGGTTCCTGGTTCCATCAGAAG ATGACCCTGTTCGTTGTCAGCACACATCGAGCCCTTTGGGGAATGGTGCAGTTGTGGAGACATCAGACAAGAGAATAGTCATCCTGAGAAGAAGCAATAATGTTGGTGAATTTCCTGGGCACTTTGTATTTCCTGGAGGTCATCCAGAG CCTGAAGAAGCTGGAATAACATCACATCAGAATGGGAAGAGCTTGACAGAATCTGAACTCATTAATAGGAAAGTTTCCGAGGAAATGTTTGAGAGCATTATTCGTGAAGTAGTGGAAGAAATTGGAGTGCCTGCATCAGCTCTT AGCAACCCTCTCTTTATCGGTATATCACGGAGGGAGTTGAATGTTAGACCAGCTGCTTTTTTCTTCATGTCATGTTGTCTCTCAGCAGAAGAAATTCAGCAATGCTATTCTACTGCACAGGATGGCTTTGAGTCCACTCAACTTCATGCAGTGACACTG ATTGAACTAGAGAAGTTGGCCACCAAAATGCCCGGGTGCCATCTTGGGGGATTTGCACTGTACAAATTGATGTTAGAGGCTCGTAAGGAGACTTAA
- the LOC116211994 gene encoding nudix hydrolase 9 isoform X2, which translates to MVHDLPDPKSSSVTSYVEQMAATVPSQAETAIADTALPYKLLLSCPLGLSPSQVSVDFDESYDRIPHPDTDSENSISEIWDARIQKNASLFNGKKFRYAGCSLPNERNGSTNISLVALHLGLTDYRTFVGTNLNPLWERFLVPSEEGEAVSLTNLLLQYDPVRCQHTSSPLGNGAVVETSDKRIVILRRSNNVGEFPGHFVFPGGHPEPEEAGITSHQNGKSLTESELINRKVSEEMFESIIREVVEEIGVPASALSNPLFIGISRRELNVRPAAFFFMSCCLSAEEIQQCYSTAQDGFESTQLHAVTLIELEKLATKMPGCHLGGFALYKLMLEARKET; encoded by the exons ATGGTCCATGATCTTCCTGACCCGAAATCGAGCTCTGTGACGAGTTACGTCGAGCAAATGGCGGCCACGGTTCCAAGCCAGGCGGAGACGGCCATCGCCGACACCGCCCTTCCTTACAAGCTTCTGCTTTCATGCCCGCTCGGGCTTTCTCCTTCCCAG GTTTCGGTGGATTTCGACGAATCCTACGATAGGATTCCCCATCCAGACACTGACTCGGAGAACTCAATTTCTGAG ATATGGGATGCGAGAATTCAGAAGAATGCATCTCTGTTTAATGGGAAGAAGTTCAGG TATGCAGGATGCAGTTTGCCCAATGAAAGAAATGGCTCCACTAATATCTCTCTTGTGGCCCTCCATCTTGGTTTGACAGATTATAG GACGTTTGTGGGGACGAACTTAAATCCTTTGTGGGAAAGGTTCCTGGTTCCATCAGAAG AAGGAGAAGCTGTTTCGCTGACTAATCTATTACTACAAT ATGACCCTGTTCGTTGTCAGCACACATCGAGCCCTTTGGGGAATGGTGCAGTTGTGGAGACATCAGACAAGAGAATAGTCATCCTGAGAAGAAGCAATAATGTTGGTGAATTTCCTGGGCACTTTGTATTTCCTGGAGGTCATCCAGAG CCTGAAGAAGCTGGAATAACATCACATCAGAATGGGAAGAGCTTGACAGAATCTGAACTCATTAATAGGAAAGTTTCCGAGGAAATGTTTGAGAGCATTATTCGTGAAGTAGTGGAAGAAATTGGAGTGCCTGCATCAGCTCTT AGCAACCCTCTCTTTATCGGTATATCACGGAGGGAGTTGAATGTTAGACCAGCTGCTTTTTTCTTCATGTCATGTTGTCTCTCAGCAGAAGAAATTCAGCAATGCTATTCTACTGCACAGGATGGCTTTGAGTCCACTCAACTTCATGCAGTGACACTG ATTGAACTAGAGAAGTTGGCCACCAAAATGCCCGGGTGCCATCTTGGGGGATTTGCACTGTACAAATTGATGTTAGAGGCTCGTAAGGAGACTTAA
- the LOC116211994 gene encoding nudix hydrolase 9 isoform X4, producing MVHDLPDPKSSSVTSYVEQMAATVPSQAETAIADTALPYKLLLSCPLGLSPSQVSVDFDESYDRIPHPDTDSENSISEIWDARIQKNASLFNGKKFRYAGCSLPNERNGSTNISLVALHLGLTDYRTFVGTNLNPLWERFLVPSEDDPVRCQHTSSPLGNGAVVETSDKRIVILRRSNNVGEFPGHFVFPGGHPEPEEAGITSHQNGKSLTESELINRKVSEEMFESIIREVVEEIGVPASALSNPLFIGISRRELNVRPAAFFFMSCCLSAEEIQQCYSTAQDGFESTQLHAVTLIELEKLATKMPGCHLGGFALYKLMLEARKET from the exons ATGGTCCATGATCTTCCTGACCCGAAATCGAGCTCTGTGACGAGTTACGTCGAGCAAATGGCGGCCACGGTTCCAAGCCAGGCGGAGACGGCCATCGCCGACACCGCCCTTCCTTACAAGCTTCTGCTTTCATGCCCGCTCGGGCTTTCTCCTTCCCAG GTTTCGGTGGATTTCGACGAATCCTACGATAGGATTCCCCATCCAGACACTGACTCGGAGAACTCAATTTCTGAG ATATGGGATGCGAGAATTCAGAAGAATGCATCTCTGTTTAATGGGAAGAAGTTCAGG TATGCAGGATGCAGTTTGCCCAATGAAAGAAATGGCTCCACTAATATCTCTCTTGTGGCCCTCCATCTTGGTTTGACAGATTATAG GACGTTTGTGGGGACGAACTTAAATCCTTTGTGGGAAAGGTTCCTGGTTCCATCAGAAG ATGACCCTGTTCGTTGTCAGCACACATCGAGCCCTTTGGGGAATGGTGCAGTTGTGGAGACATCAGACAAGAGAATAGTCATCCTGAGAAGAAGCAATAATGTTGGTGAATTTCCTGGGCACTTTGTATTTCCTGGAGGTCATCCAGAG CCTGAAGAAGCTGGAATAACATCACATCAGAATGGGAAGAGCTTGACAGAATCTGAACTCATTAATAGGAAAGTTTCCGAGGAAATGTTTGAGAGCATTATTCGTGAAGTAGTGGAAGAAATTGGAGTGCCTGCATCAGCTCTT AGCAACCCTCTCTTTATCGGTATATCACGGAGGGAGTTGAATGTTAGACCAGCTGCTTTTTTCTTCATGTCATGTTGTCTCTCAGCAGAAGAAATTCAGCAATGCTATTCTACTGCACAGGATGGCTTTGAGTCCACTCAACTTCATGCAGTGACACTG ATTGAACTAGAGAAGTTGGCCACCAAAATGCCCGGGTGCCATCTTGGGGGATTTGCACTGTACAAATTGATGTTAGAGGCTCGTAAGGAGACTTAA
- the LOC116212320 gene encoding uncharacterized protein LOC116212320: protein MARVLVHMLGEKLKIINLAYSYLRHVIGDGASTFFWFDNWHQFSPLIKGLSYGQLIRTGITMNAEVGEVTATSYLGRGRCRLLGMQHIQEAIFTINICPDRDDMILWIADKKNMFTVSSAWDTIREKGPEVNWHRLVWFYPSIPRYSFISWLAIHNRLQTLDRQTLFMEDWN from the exons ATGGCGAGA GTTTTAGTTCATATGCTTGGagaaaaattgaagataatAAATCTAGCTTATTCTTATCTGAGGCATGTCATTGGTGATGGAGCAAGCACTTTCTTTTGGTTCGATAATTGGCATCAGTTCAGCCCTCTCATTAAAGGCTTAAGCTATGGTCAGCTGATCCGCACTGGTATTACAATGAATGCTGAAGTTGGTGAAGTCACTGCTACTAGTTACTTAGGCAGGGGGAGATGTAGACTTCTAGGTATGCAGCATATTCAGGAAGCGATTTTTACTATCAATATTTGTCCTGATAGAGATGATATGATCCTATGGATAGCAGATAAGAAGAATATGTTCACAGTCTCTAGTGCTTGGGACACAATCAGAGAGAAGGGCCCAGAGGTTAATTGGCACAGGCTGGTGTGGTTTTATCCAAGCATACCAAGGTACAGCTTCATTTCATGGCTGGCTATTCATAACAGGTTGCAGACTCTAGATAGACAGACTCTCTTCATGGAAGATTGGAATTGA
- the LOC116210093 gene encoding 3-ketoacyl-CoA synthase 12-like produces the protein MDLLMIFYSLAIFYLVFLVWKIFDDRRDGECYILDYQCYKPSDDRMLNTKQSGEIVFRNTNLGLLEYKFLLKAIVSSGIGEQTYGPRVIFEEREDSPALEDGILEMEEFFYDSIGKLLDRSCVSPSEIDVLVVNVSMLASVPSLSSRIINHYKLRDDIKVFNLSGMGCSASLISVDVARNIFKSYKNVHALVVTSESLSPNWYSGNDKSMILANCLFRTGGCAMLLTNKRTLKDRALFKLKCLVRTHHGARDESYGCCIQMEDDQGRPGFYLGKILPKAATQAFIDNLREIAPMILPVSELLRYGILSMIRKMRSGSAKVEAPKPMINFQTGVDHFCIHTGGKAVIDGIGLNLKLNEYDLEPARMTLHRFGNTSASSLWYVLAYMEAKRRLKKGDKVLMISFGAGFKCNSCLWEVVRDLGSGNVWEDCIDGYPPKTLVNPFMEKYGWINLQ, from the coding sequence ATGGATCTTCTCATGATATTTTACTCTCTCGCTATATTCTACCTCGTTTTCTTGGTGTGGAAGATATTTGATGATCGGAGAGACGGGGAGTGCTATATCCTAGACTACCAGTGCTACAAGCCAAGCGATGACCGAATGCTCAACACCAAGCAGTCGGGGGAGATCGTGTTTAGGAACACGAATCTTGGGCTCCTGGAGTACAAGTTCCTCTTGAAAGCTATCGTGAGCTCAGGCATTGGGGAGCAGACTTACGGCCCAAGGGTCATCTTCGAGGAAAGGGAGGACAGCCCGGCTCTCGAGGACGGGATCTTAGAGATGGAGGAATTCTTCTACGATAGCATTGGGAAGCTCCTAGATCGCTCCTGTGTTTCGCCTTCGGAGATTGATGTGCTCGTGGTCAACGTGTCCATGCTCGCCTCGGTCCCTTCACTCTCTTCTAGGATTATTAATCACTATAAATTAAGAGACGACATCAAGGTGTTCAATCTTAGTGGAATGGGGTGTAGTGCAAGTCTTATTTCGGTTGATGTAGCGCGGAACATTTTTAAATCCTACAAAAATGTGCATGCACTCGTTGTGACCTCCGAGTCTTTAAGTCCGAACTGGTATTCCGGCAATGACAAGTCGATGATCCTTGCAAACTGCCTTTTCCGGACGGGTGGATGCGCCATGCTCCTGACCAACAAGAGGACCTTGAAGGACCGTGCCTTGTTCAAGTTGAAGTGCCTCGTGAGGACCCACCATGGCGCAAGGGATGAATCGTATGGATGCTGCATACAGATGGAGGATGACCAGGGACGGCCCGGGTTCTACTTGGGCAAGATCCTCCCAAAGGCTGCCACTCAAGCTTTCATTGACAATCTCAGGGAAATAGCACCGATGATATTGCCCGTGTCGGAGCTGCTCCGCTATGGGATCCTATCAATGatccgaaagatgagaagCGGCTCCGCGAAGGTGGAAGCTCCGAAGCCCATGATCAACTTCCAGACGGGGGTCGACCACTTCTGCATCCACACTGGTGGGAAAGCTGTGATCGATGGGATCGGACTGAATCTCAAGCTGAACGAGTATGACCTGGAGCCTGCAAGGATGACGCTCCACCGTTTTGGGAACACGTCGGCGAGCAGCCTTTGGTACGTGCTTGCTTACATGGAAGCAAAGAGGAGGTTAAAGAAAGGTGACAAGGTGCTGATGATAAGCTTTGGGGCAGGGTTTAAGTGCAACAGTTGCCTGTGGGAGGTGGTAAGGGACTTGGGAAGTGGGAATGTGTGGGAAGATTGCATCGACGGCTACCCGCCTAAAACCCTAGTCAATCCTTTCATGGAGAAGTATGGTTGGATCAACCTGCAATGA
- the LOC116212321 gene encoding exocyst complex component EXO70H1-like: MKRKCSTVAIFGKFPPSTSSGTSSTPPIVFRRPCFFDSLMEETIENAHILFAQWDVLETPMFCDDASEARQYLQSVKDLQAVMQRLIKRDTNSELLLRPHNLMLTAITRLEKEFHRILSSNFGHSSNLEPSVSGEFSARYDDQESVTSVSGRSDLASSVADLKAIAECVIAAGYGKECIRLYKSVGESIIEEELNRVGLSEMKSSKKKKKMDREVLEKNLKSWLTVVQVAVRSIFCRERILSSRVFSCSPKIGKSCFSEITRSSVIRVFQFEENVGRHLKRAPPEKIYSTLDTYEAITDLWTELELAFSSDSTSVVQPHYDSALVQLRKASKTKAPGGGVYPLTKFVMNYLSFLSDYIEVLQDIVVDWPLNVKAPLPDWSLPASTGTSGLVYSAASTRLAWLILILLSKLDTKAELFKGDVALSYLFLANNLQCVVVKVRDSNLRYLLGEEWITNHELKVKHYAANYERIIGPPYSAHGCDFNGRSGQSVPELQCRF; encoded by the exons ATGAAGAGAAAATGTAGTACGGTGGCAATTTTCGGCAAATTCCCACCCTCTACCTCTTCAGGAACTTCATCAACACCGCCGATTGTTTTCCGCCGCCCTTGCTTCTTCGACTCATTAATGGAGGAGACCATCGAGAACGCCCACATTTTGTTCGCTCAGTGGGACGTGTTGGAGACCCCGATGTTTTGCGATGATGCCTCCGAGGCCCGACAGTACCTCCAGTCAGTGAAGGACCTCCAGGCTGTTATGCAGCGCTTGATCAAGCGGGACACCAACTCGGAGTTGCTACTCCGGCCCCACAATCTGATGCTTACCGCCATTACGAGGCTGGAGAAGGAGTTCCACAGGATACTCTCGTCAAATTTTGGCCACAGTTCCAACCTCGAGCCGTCAGTTTCAGGCGAGTTCTCAGCTAGATA TGATGATCAGGAGTCGGTCACCTCGGTGTCTGGGCGATCTGACTTGGCGAGTTCTGTGGCAGATTTGAAGGCTATTGCAGAGTGCGTGATAGCAGCAGGATACGGAAAAGAGTGCATCCGACTGTATAAATCAGTCGGGGAATCAATCATAGAAGAAGAATTGAATCGTGTGGGTTTATCAGAGATGAAGTCttcgaagaagaaaaagaagatggACCGGGAGGTCTTGGAAAAGAACTTAAAGAGCTGGCTGACCGTAGTGCAAGTGGCGGTGAGATCCATCTTCTGCAGGGAGAGAATTCTCAGCAGCCGAGTCTTCTCCTGCTCCCCGAAGATAGGAAAGTCCTGCTTCTCCGAAATTACGAGGAGCAGCGTGATCCGAGTGTTCCAATTCGAGGAGAATGTGGGAAGGCACCTCAAGAGAGCACCTCCAGAGAAAATATATAGCACGCTTGACACATACGAAGCGATCACCGATCTCTGGACCGAGCTTGAGTTGGCCTTCTCTTCTGATTCGACCTCAGTTGTGCAACCGCACTATGACAGCGCCTTGGTCCAGCTCAGGAAGGCT TCCAAGACCAAGGCCCCAGGCGGCGGTGTCTACCCTCTGACTAAGTTTGTCATGAACTACCTCTCCTTCCTCTCCGATTACATCGAGGTGCTCCAAGATATAGTAGTCGACTGGCCTCTGAATGTGAAAGCGCCCCTGCCTGATTGGTCCCTCCCTGCCAGCACGGGGACCAGCGGTCTGGTCTACTCAGCAGCCTCGACTCGACTCGCTTGGCTCATCCTGATCCTGCTGTCCAAGCTCGACACAAAGGCGGAGCTCTTCAAAGGTGACGTAGCTCTATCTTACCTTTTCCTGGCTAACAACCTGCAATGCGTCGTTGTCAAGGTCAGGGATTCGAATCTTAGGTATCTCTTGGGCGAGGAGTGGATAACGAACCACGAGTTGAAAGTGAAGCACTATGCAGCCAACTACGAACGGATCATTGGCCCGCCTTACTCGGCCCATGGCTGCGATTTCAATGGACGAAGCGGGCAATCTGTTCCGGAGCTCCAGTGCAGATTTTGA